The following is a genomic window from Neurospora crassa OR74A linkage group III, whole genome shotgun sequence.
GACTGTAAGGAGTCTGACGCTGTCCTGGTCGTCCTGGGCGAGGTGTTGGAACATGGGTATCATTTCCTCGATAACGATGGGAGCCGGCATCTCCTTCACGAACTTGGCCATGTTGGTGGCGGCCTGACGGCGCACCATGGGGGTCTCATCGTGGACGAGCTGTCCAAACTGCTGGCGCAATTGTTCTTGAATAGGCGGCGAAACTTTCGAGTAGGGGGTTGTATACAGGCCGCATGCGGAAACCTTGGACGTAAACCAGTCGGCCTTGGAGAGGCGAATCGTAAGAGGGATAAAGTATTCTTCAACTTGCTGCGAAGAGAGTTGAGTGCAGATCTTGTTCAATGATTCGACAGCCTAAAACGTTTGTCAGTACACATGCGGGTCGCATGACAAGAAGCCAGGAAATGGTCACGTATCCGTACCTTGTCTCGCACCACGGGCTCCTCGATAGCAGCGAGGTTCTCaaggggggaaagaaggacATGTCCCCATGCGGGGCCCCCCACGTACTCGACAAAGTTACCAAGCTCTTCACTCAGGGCAACGAGgacctcatcttcatcttcaaccgATTCTGCATTCAGAAGTGTCAGCAGCCGTATCTCAAGAGTCCCAGCGGCTGTGTAGCCAGAGGCCGGCGCAGGTGGGTTTGCTAGGCTGAAGCTGGGTCGAAGGGTTGGCTAACCATCGAGAAAGGGAATCAGCTCCTCGCGAGTGCGCTCGGGACCCAAAGCAAGGGCGATAGTCGAAAGACGGTGGATGGCGTTTAATCGGAGGACGACCTCGTCGTGCTGCCCAAAGTCAATCAGGGTTTACAGTCCATCAACCAGACAAGAAGGGATAGTCAGGGGTTCTGGCCGTCCGGGTCACCGCCATCATACCTTCAATTCGTCGATTAGCACGGCGATGGGGAAGAGCTCGTCGTTCGCGTTCGTCGCGTCGGCCATTGTGGGCGATTTGTGAAGTGGACGCGGAAGATCGCGGGGGAGTATACAGTCGGCGAGCGAGGCGGATTTGGACAAACTGGTTGACTTGGTACGGATGTTCGCTTGCGGGCGTGATGCAATAGACGGGGGGGTGTGGACTGGACTGGTAGCCGGTCGGGCGACGCTGTGCGGCGGCGGTACCAGTGACTGTGATTGTGGTAGAGAGAGGAAAGTGGATGCGTGCGTGTGCGCAACTTGGTAACTGCGTTGCTTGGGCGGgcagctaggtaggtaggtaggtttgtTGTATTTAGGTTGGTTTTGGTTGCTTggttgaaaaagaaaaagcaagAGTGACGCTTCGTCGGGTCGAAATCGGAATTGGATGCGATCTCTCAGCAGTAAGGTAGTTTCGCACACGGCGCCACGACACGGCGGGCAGCAAGCAGGCAAAGAAGGAATGATACTGGACGGTTTTGCTTGATAATAGGTAAGGGTTGCTTGATGGAGGGTTGACGGTGGTTCCTGTTCGGGGGGAGGACTCACCTACACCTAGAGGTGGAGATCGGAGCGAGCTTGGTGGTCCCCGCAGGGCCGCaacaaggaggagcagcaacagcagcagccagggCAGCAGGGCAGCAGGGCAGCACTTAAGGTCGCCTAACCAACGGCGGGACACAGCTGGACCCGGTCTTCGACACAAATTGACCTGACGCGCAAAGCTGGGGTCCAGTTCATGACGGGGGCCGGGCGGACAAGGGTGAGAACTGAGAAGGAGCACTGGCCACTCGCCATTTCAGCTTGGGACGTAGCCGCCCGTTCCCGTCGTAGGGGTGGCCCCTCAAGGCGCACCGGGCACCACttacgtaggtacctacttgcTGCACCACGAgagttaggtaggtaggtacctctatcaaTGAACCACTTCTTTCGCTTCCAACTCGCGACGTAAGCCGCTCTTTCTGTTCAACTTACATTTCTTCGTGAGGTCAGGTTGTTGGAAAACACTGCAGACTGACATAAAAAGGAGGTGCTACAGCTCCGGAAGAATGGCAACAGCCATCAAGATGCAAGAAGGGGAGAATGTTTAACACCAACTAACTGCCTTGTTACAGCCTAAGGTGAGTTGTTACAACATCACGTATTCCAATTCTGACTCACTAAAACATCATCACATGTTAATACTGATACTGGTTTGGGAATGTATGCTGTTCATATTTTGCTGTCTTATAAAGTCAGGCATTACTGCAACTAAAGCATCGCTAACCTTGCTTCATCAGGGAGCATGCTGTTCCAACGTGCTATTCTCATAACGGGAACCAATTGCCCACATATTATTCTACTCTTTCTCCAACATTCTTCACCACTCATCTAACTCATACTCTTCATCTCCTGCTCCGCCAGTTCGTTTTGCGAATTCCGCCCGGAATCAGAGCCAGATCCTCCAATCGAACTTCGCCCTGTGCTCCCACCGGTGCCGCCGCCAAACATAGCCTTTCCAAGCGACAATCCGGAAATCCTCTCCTGAAGAGCTGCAAAAGTGCCCGTAGGATCTCCAGCGGCGACATTCCGGTTTGGTGGCGCCGGACTTCTAGTCCCGGGCGTCAGAACCTCGTGGGCCGACTCCACGCCTGCATGCACGGACCCTCCGGCCGCGGTAGCTGCCAAGCCCGGCGGCAGCGGGCTCCGGGTGGGGCTTACCGATGTCCGCGATGGGGCGCCGGACGATGGTGGGTTGCTGTTCACATCAATCGTACCCGCATCGACAGGCCTTGAAAGCtctgatgacgacgaagctTGCTGATACGCAGCAACACGCTCTGCTGTTGCGGCCAAGGCATTGAGGTCGCCATTCATCTCATCATCCGTCCGGTTGAAGAGTTGGTGCCACCACCGCACGTCGTCGCAGCGAGGGAATAGTATACGCTCACGGCCCCTGACGTGGTCGTCAACTGTGGCATCGTACTGCTCGTTCGTGAACTCCGAGCGCCGGCTCAGAAAGTAGGCCCACACGCTTCTTGTACGTTCTTGTAACCGTGCTTCGTGGCGCTGGCGCTCGTTGTTGAACAAAAAGGTACCGTACTGACAAGAATACACATGGTAGTATAAGCGGCGCAGGAATCGTTCGTTAAACTCGAAGCGAGTCGGGTGTTGCCTGAGGAGCTGGTAGGTGGCGTCGAGGAACTGGTGGAAGACAGGCGAGATATCCTTGGGTCTTGTTGCCATATTTTCGGCAACAGCAGGTTCCACGCCGGTCTCGATAGGCGTCCCATCCGCATCAGTAACGGCTTCCTTCCCGCTGGCCGTTTTTTTGCTCCAAAATCGCTTCGCGCCGGCTATGGCGTTCTCAAAATGGTCTGCCCGACCATCATTTTCCCCTGGCTTCACGGCGGTCCCTGCAAGTGCATCGCCGTCCACTGTAAACCAGTCCTCATGACTTAGATGCCCTGACCGAAGGTGAAACATGTGTCCAAAAGACAGCCAATCCTTCTCAACCAGCACAATGAAGCCTTCGAGAGTGCGATAATAGGGATCAAGCATCAGCTGAGAAAGGGCACTGAGCTGGCTTGTGCGATCCCATCCATCGGAACAGTGAATGAGAACATTGGAGTGCTGGATACCTACTCTTTGTGCAATCAAGGCTGATCCGGACAAGATACCGCTTATGTGCTTCAGCCATTTACTCTTGGCCAAGAGTTCTTTGTTCGGTGGGAAAGGTGACACATCGGCGTCCTTGATGGCGCTGATGACCTTTTCTAGCGACTCTCGCATGACGTGAATGTTGTCTATGTTCAGGTATTCTTTCTTGGCGAATTTGTAGTGCTCCATGTTTTCGGTGCCGTATCCTATTGCCTGCATCGCGTAGGAGTTGATCACTGGTCGAGCGTCGACAATCAGGTTTTGTTGCTGGGCTCCATATATCAGTCTCTTGCCAGTCTTTCCGTCGTAAAGTATAGTGCCACCAACAGTAAGCtcatcctccgccttctGAATATCCGACATGGAACCATCCGTGTTCTCGCTCTCTATCATTAGGTCAGCCGTACTCGGGGGCGGGCTTTCAACTGGCATGTCGAGAGAGGTGCCGCCTGCAAACTCCGTCGAAGCTGAAAAGCACGCGCTGACTAG
Proteins encoded in this region:
- a CDS encoding protein phosphatase yields the protein MAAPHLKHTFANIHALRGGKPELGDLALSDYHLVFRFPPESLTAADPSLKKSVKQVWFAFHIISQCTLRPTPPSSGVPSSIRIRFRDFTYVSFNFAGDKEAREAFEFIKSRTCKLGSVDKLLAFSYRPPPNSPESKINGWDLYDVRAEFRRQGISEKSRELGWRISTINKDYSFSPTYPALLIVPSKISDATLKYAASYRSRQRIPTLTYRHPVNNCTISRCSQPLPGISFKRNIQDESLVSACFSASTEFAGGTSLDMPVESPPPSTADLMIESENTDGSMSDIQKAEDELTVGGTILYDGKTGKRLIYGAQQQNLIVDARPVINSYAMQAIGYGTENMEHYKFAKKEYLNIDNIHVMRESLEKVISAIKDADVSPFPPNKELLAKSKWLKHISGILSGSALIAQRVGIQHSNVLIHCSDGWDRTSQLSALSQLMLDPYYRTLEGFIVLVEKDWLSFGHMFHLRSGHLSHEDWFTVDGDALAGTAVKPGENDGRADHFENAIAGAKRFWSKKTASGKEAVTDADGTPIETGVEPAVAENMATRPKDISPVFHQFLDATYQLLRQHPTRFEFNERFLRRLYYHVYSCQYGTFLFNNERQRHEARLQERTRSVWAYFLSRRSEFTNEQYDATVDDHVRGRERILFPRCDDVRWWHQLFNRTDDEMNGDLNALAATAERVAAYQQASSSSELSRPVDAGTIDVNSNPPSSGAPSRTSVSPTRSPLPPGLAATAAGGSVHAGVESAHEVLTPGTRSPAPPNRNVAAGDPTGTFAALQERISGLSLGKAMFGGGTGGSTGRSSIGGSGSDSGRNSQNELAEQEMKSMS
- a CDS encoding protein phosphatase, variant codes for the protein MAAPHLKHTFANIHALRGGKPELGDLALSDYHLVFRFPPESLTAADPSLKKSVKQVWFAFHIISQCTLRPTPPSSGVPSSIRIRFRDFTYVSFNFAGDKEAREAFEFIKSRTCKLGSVDKLLAFSYRPPPNSPESKINGWDLYDVRAEFRRQGISEKSRELGWRISTINKDYSFSPTYPALLIVPSKISDATLKYAASYRSRQRIPTLTYRHPVNNCTISRCSQPLPGISFKRNIQDESLVSACFSASTEFAGGTSLDMPVESPPPSTADLMIESENTDGSMSDIQKAEDELTQQNLIVDARPVINSYAMQAIGYGTENMEHYKFAKKEYLNIDNIHVMRESLEKVISAIKDADVSPFPPNKELLAKSKWLKHISGILSGSALIAQRVGIQHSNVLIHCSDGWDRTSQLSALSQLMLDPYYRTLEGFIVLVEKDWLSFGHMFHLRSGHLSHEDWFTVDGDALAGTAVKPGENDGRADHFENAIAGAKRFWSKKTASGKEAVTDADGTPIETGVEPAVAENMATRPKDISPVFHQFLDATYQLLRQHPTRFEFNERFLRRLYYHVYSCQYGTFLFNNERQRHEARLQERTRSVWAYFLSRRSEFTNEQYDATVDDHVRGRERILFPRCDDVRWWHQLFNRTDDEMNGDLNALAATAERVAAYQQASSSSELSRPVDAGTIDVNSNPPSSGAPSRTSVSPTRSPLPPGLAATAAGGSVHAGVESAHEVLTPGTRSPAPPNRNVAAGDPTGTFAALQERISGLSLGKAMFGGGTGGSTGRSSIGGSGSDSGRNSQNELAEQEMKSMS